The genomic interval GCAGGACAGGCTCCTCTTGCTCAACCAGCCTTAGCTGATCGATTTGTTCACATACGATTGCTCTCACCCTGCAGCTCTCCCTTATATGTCGATTCTTGTATTGTATTCTTCTCCTCCACTTTTCCAGCTAAGGTTATGAATCGGCTCCAATATTGCAAGAACCTCTCGCAGCAGCTGTTCATTAATCGGCTCGTCCGTCCATTCTATGTTTTTACGGATATTAGCCGGATTAGCTGTACTCACCAGCGTTGTTGGGATTCGTTCATTCGCCGTGGCGAATTGTACAGCCAGCTTGGCGATATCCTCGCCCTTAGCAGCACAATACTCGGCTGCTTTCGCACATAAAGCACGTATCTGTTCACCAGCAGGATGCCAACTCGCAACTGCGCGATTGCCAAGCAAGCCCATCGAAAGCGGCGATGCACTAACAAGCCCAACCTGCTTTTGCTCCAGAAGCGGCAATAGCTCCAGCAAAGAGGTATCATTTAAAGAATAATGGCAATAAGAAAGTACAGCATCGAGCTCGGTATACGCCAGCGATTTCTCAAATACAGCAAGCGGAAGTCCGGATACGCCCGAGTATCGGATTTTCCCCTGCTGTTTCAGCTTATCGAGTGCTAAGAACGCACCCTCTGCAACTTGCTCGAAGGGCACAAATTCAATATCATGCAAAAACAATATATCGATATAATCCGTCTGCAGCCTAGCCAGGCTTTCATCCACACTACGGATGATACGCTGTTCCGAGAAATCGAACTCATCCTCTCCATACCTTCCAGCCTTCGTTGTCAGAATAAACCGATCTCTCGCAATCTCAGTTATCGCCTTGCCAAGCACCGTCTCTGCTTTCGTTAAGCCATAATATGGCGAAACGTCGATCAGATTAATGCCCATATCTACCGCAGTTTGCACGGTACGAATGCTTTCTGCTTCGTCCGTCTCTCGAAATACAGAACCTAGCGAGGATGCACCAAAGCTGAGAGCTGACACCTCGAGTCCCGTCTTGCCAAGTTTACGATATTTCATTTATATCCACTCCGATTTTGAGAATCAATCTGTTATTGCCGTCGATCACCGTTCGCCGCCGCTTTTACAAAATAACGCCGTCTTTAAAAATCGCGATTTCTTTAAACCCGTTTCGCTCATTGTGGGTTTGCAGCTCGCCTGAAGCTAAGCTGATTAATTGCTCCCACAGCTCATCGGTCAGCGTCTCCATGCTTTTGCTCTCAAGCAGCTCACCTGCGTTAAAGTCGATCCAGTTTTTCTTGCGGGCAGCAAGCTCACTATTCGTCGCAATCTTCACCGTTGGAACCGGCCCGCCAAACGGCGTTCCCCGTCCTGTTGTGAACAGCACGATATGCGCTCCTCCGGCTGATAGTGCCGTAACCGATACCAGATCATTGCCAGGCGCTTCTAATAAATTGAGACCGCTGCTCGTAATGCGCTCCCCATAAGGCACAACATCCCTTACAATAGCGTGTCCGCCCTTTTGAGTGCAGCCGAGTGATTTTTCCTCTAACGTACTGATGCCCCCTGCCTTATTGCCGGGCGATGGATTCTCATAAATTTCTTGATCATGCTTTATAAAATATTGCTTGAAATCGTTTATTAGATGAACAATTTTGTGAAATACCTGCTCATTTGCTGCGCGACTCATCAATATCGTCTCCGCGCCAAACATCTCAGGCACCTCGGTCAATATAGCTGTACCGCCCGCTTCGATCAAACGATCCGATACCGCGCCTACGAGCGGATTCGCCGTTATGCCGGACAAGCCATCCGAGCCGCCGCATTTCAGGCCAAGCTTCAGCTTCGATACGGAAACCGGCTCGCGCTTGAATCGTTCTGTATAACTTACGAGCTCTTCTACCAGTCCCAGCGCGTCCTCGATCTCATCCTCTGCCTCTTGCGACTTGAGAAATTTCACTCGTTCCGCGCTATGTTCGCCAATTGCCCGCTTGAACTCATCAATCTGATTGTTCTCACAGCCTAAACCGATAACGAGTACGCCAGCTGCGTTCGGATGGTTTACGAGTGAGGCAAGCAGCTTCTGTGTGTGCACAAGATCATCGCCAAGCTGCGAGCAGCCGAACGGATGTGCAAAATGGTACACCCCATCCACACGTCCTTCATAAAGCGCATGTGCTTTTCTTGCTACAATCTCACAGGTTTTATTAATGCAGCCGACCGTGTTAATAATCCAAATTTCGTTTCGTATACCGACATCGCCATTCTCGCGAATAAAGCCTTGAAAGGTACGATCAGCATCACGCGATACTGCTTTCACTTCTGCTGGCGACGTAGTCTGCTCATACGAATAATCGAGAAATCCTTTTAAGCCCGTGCCCATGTTATGGGTATGAATCCAGCTGCCTGGCTCAATATCTTCCTTCGCAACTCCAATCGAGTAACCAAACTTGAGCACATGCTCCCCTTTGCGGACAGCTCGCGTCAGCACCTTATGACCCTTCGGCACCTCATCTTGCAGCTCAAGAACTAGCCCCGATTCAAGCGTCAGCTTATCCCCTTTTGCAAATGGCTGCAGCGCAATAACGACATGATCATCCTCATGCAATCGAATCCAGCTATTCATTCGCTACTCGCTCCATTTCCTCTATGCTCGTGCTTACCGCAGCTGCTAGTTCTGGCCATAGTGCCGCCAAATCACATCCCCACACGTTTTCCAAGTGCAGCAGTCTAGATACGGTCTGTTCCAGCGGCCATTTCTGCTCTTTCGCTTCCGCCCATATAGACGCAATGATGGCAAGCAAGCTGGCATCATCCCGCACCACGTACGACAATCCGCTTAACGTTTTCCCTTCGTAACCTGTCTCACCAGGCATTACTTTGTAATACCGCAACAAACCAGCAAAACCTTGTATAAGCCCAGTTGGCAGCATATTACCATCTTCTGCATAATGAAGCAGGGATGGAAGCAGACGCACTTTAAATTTACTTAAGCTGTTCATCGCAATATCCGCAAGTCGATGACGAATGAACGGATTAAGAAAACGTTCATAAACATCCTGTGCATAGGCGTGCAGCTCCTCTTCAGAAATGGCAAGTGACGGAATAATTTCTGTCTCTACTGTTGCTCTCACCAGAGGACCAAGCACTGTATCCTCCATCGCTTCCCGCACCTGCTCCATATCACGCAGCAAGCCAAGCGGCGTCATTAACGTGTGTGCACCATTCAAAATTCGTACCTTCCTCAGCTGGAAAGGCTTCAAATCCTCGACATAATGTACATTCAGACCCGCCTTGCGCAGTGGGAGCAGCTCATCAAGCTCCGGTCCTGTCTCAATCGCCCATAAATGATATGGCTCTGCTGTGCTCAGCATGGAATCGGAGTAACCCCATTCACCAAACCAAGCTTCGGCCTGCGCTGCATCGGGATAACCAGTTACAATGCGATCGACTAATGAGTTCAGAAAACGGTTATGCTGAGTAACCCAATGTTTGAATTCTTCGGAATATCCCCAATCATCGCTATAGCGCAAAATACAGCTGCGAAGCTCATCGCCATTACGTTCCAGTAGCTCGCAAGGCAAGCATACTAAGCCGCGCTTCGGATCGCCTTTAAAATAATTAAATCTGCGGTACAGCAGCTGTGTCAGCTTGCCGGGAAACGACTGAATCGGTTGTCCCTCGATGAGCTCCTCCGGTCGATAAACAAGTCCCGCTTCCGTCGTGTTGGATACGACAACCTGCAAGTCTGGGCTTTCGGCCAAAACGAGATATTCATCCCAATTGGAATACGGATCAAATACTTTGCTAAACACAGAAACAATCTCTGTACGCTCCACGCTGGCACCATTCTCCAAACCGCGAACAACAAGCGTATATAGACCGTCCTGTTCTGCCAGCGCATCAATCTTTGGTTTGCCTCCGGGACGCGGCTGCGTCACCGCAATGCTTCCCTCGTATAAGCCTTGATTCTTGCAAGCTTGAATCATCCAGTCAAAAAAGCCGCGCAAAAAATTGCCTTCGCCAATTTGCAGTACCGTAATCTTAGCTTGCTTCATTGCCCTATATTGCTGTGTCTGTTCTTCATTTAATTGCTGCTCGTTTAAAGTATTCATATTCGATAAAACTCCTTTGCGTTTCGTCCAAACAACCGCTCTCGCTCTAATTCCGTCCATGTCTGCGGCAGCGCCTGTTCAAGCACGGATACAACCTCGTCGTAGCTTGCCGCAAGCAAGCTGACCGGCCAATCGCTGCCAAACATGACCCGCTTGTAACCAAATGCTTCGAGCGTATGCTCGATATAGGGCAAGAAATCAGCTGGCTGCCAATTATCATGATCCGCCTCTGTGACCATTCCCGAGAGCTTGCAAAATAGATTAGGATGAGCAGCCATTTGGCTAATCTGGCTTTTCCAAGGCTCAAGCTCCCCAGCTTTTATTCTAGGCTTCGCGATATGGTCAATGACCGCATGAAGGCCTGGCACTTTATCCAGCAGTTCAACTAGAGGAGTAAGCTGATGCGACACAACTAACAAATCTATCGGTATTCCTTTGTCTGCAAAATATGTGAACGCTTCCAAATAGCTTGGTGCTAAAATCGCATTCGCATCGGGCATCTCCTGAATCATGACACGGAAGCCTACACATTTCGGATGCTGCGCAAAACGCTCGTAATGATTGCGATAATCCGGATCGGCAAGATCCAGCCATGCGACAACGCCTAATATCGTATCGGATGACTCGCTTAATGTCAGCAAATAATCCGTTTCTGCAAGCGTCGCTGCCGCCTGCACAACAATCGTACCGTCCAGCTTATGTTTATTTAGATGAGGCTCCAAATGCTGAGGCAAAAAATCGCGGTAAAGCACCGGAATGTCTGGTGTGATCCAGCCGTAATCCCCTCGTTCAATCTTCCAATAATGTTGATGCGAATCTATTCTCATCTCATCAGCCTCTTTTCTAACAAAGTAGCTTCCTCTTCATTATAAAAAACAATATTGATAGCTGAAATAATCAATTCATGCATATTTGTACTCTTTTTTGATATTTGTTACAATCAGGCTGACGCTAGGAGGACTAGCGCTTTTTGAAACTTAAAATAGAATGGAAAAGGTGATCGGATGATCCGTCCGTATAAATTAGAAGATGTAGATTACATCATTAACTCCCACTACAATCTTTACAATAAGGAGTTCCACTACGATCTTTCTTTCCGAGCGTTTATTGCTGATCGTGTACATGGTTTTATCGAGAGGTCAGATCCTAATGAGAACATTTGGATTTTGGAAAGCGAAGGAAAGCAGTCTGGTTCGATTAGTATTCATAAAGTAAATGAGGAAACCGCTCAGCTTGGTTTGTTTCTCATTGAGCCTGACGTAAGAGGAGCTGGTTATGGGCAGCAGCTGGTGCAAACGGCGATTGATTTCTGTAAGCGGTTAGCTTTCAAAACCATCATCCTCTGGACCAACAGTGAGCTCGTAACAGCAAGACGAATCTATGCTAAAAATGGATTTGTTTTAAAAGAAAGCCATACTGAAATGTTGTCTAATAAACAACTTATCGAAGAGAAGTGGGCGTTATCAATTCATACAGGAGAGTGAGGGAAAGCTATGAATCCCTATCGTAAAAGGTTCGATGCCCATACACCGTTTCCGTTTGAATGCGTATATCGTGACACCAAGAGCGCGCAAAACGAATTGCCTGATCATATACACGATTGGTATGAACTCGTCTATATTTATAGCGGCAAAGGTACGTTCTTTATCGATCAGACGTTTTATGATGCTGTTCCCGGCGACATCTTCCTTATTCCAGGAAACACAATCCATCGCTCCTTTCCAGATTCGAATGACCCGAAAACATCAACTGCGCTTTTCTTTAATGCTTCACTCGTGCACAGTCCGCCACTTGGCGATCCTTTCTCCTATTTGCGCTGCTTCGAGCAAGCTAAGCGCCATAAGGCGTACAAGCTGTCGAAGGCATCTGCTGAAGAGAAACAACAAATAGTCGATTTAATCGATCGGATACATTTGGAGGAAATGGACAAGCTGCCAGGCAATCGTCTAGCTATCCTTCTTCATCTCCAGCAAATATTGCTGTTCCTCGGGCGCATCCTCGCTCCCTCTGAAGAAGGCCAAACGGTATCCTCATCCGCTCCAAGCTGGATGACCGCTGTATTAACCTATATCGATGAGCATCCGAGCAGCCCTCTTGGGTTGTCACAGCTTGCCAAACGCGCATCGGTTACGCCCGCTCATTTTTCGCGTGTTTTCAAAAAACTAACCAGCATGAACGTTACGGAATATGTCACGACCAAACGAATCATCCGTGCGAAAGAACTTTTGATGGAGAGCGATGCCAATATTGCCGAAATAGCCGAGCAATGCGGCTTTGAAAGCCTTCCGCATTTTCACCGTATGTTTAAGAAATTAACAGGCATGACACCCTCGCATTACAAAAGGAATGAATAATTGATAGATTTGACGGTTAATATTAGCGGATACAGGCCGCCTGTTTCTCTCATATGTTATCTAGTAAAGAGAAACTTGCTAGTAAGGGAGGCTCATAGATGGTTCGTTCAAGTGTGAAAACTATTAAGTACCGCGTAGGCAAAAACAAATATTTGATCATTAATATTTATCAATCATCCGAAGCAAGTGCACAGCAGGGCAATGTGCTGGCAAGCAATGCAGCTACTGTGCAAATTTTCAAAAAATCAAAGCGCAGCTAGTTCCCTCTCATCTCTCATCCCTCATCCCTCCACTAAGCAGCAATATTTTACACACGCCTCAAAGGAGGTGATAACATGTCCTTTAAACATTCTAAGCAGGGCAACACAGTAAAGAAAAACAACGGTAAAACCTTTGTTAATGTCAAGCAAAACGCACATGCATCCATTAATCAAGGCGGAAATGCATTTGCAATCAATGCAACAGACATCGGAGTCGTCCGTATTCGTCCCGGCCAACAATAATAAAGCAGAATCAAAGTAAAAAGGCTGCCTCCACAAGGTTTTCACAACCTGTGCAGGGCAGCCTTTTTTTACATATTAAACTCGCCAGCTGACCAATCGATTAACGATGACCATTGTCATAGCTGTGTAGAGAAGCATCATGAGGCAATCCAGCATGACCCCCTGTGTCCAGCCATGAAGCAAAACTACGCGCATGGCGTCCGCTGCATAAGTTGTAGGGAAAATATACGAGACGACCTGCAGCGCTTTAGGCAGCTGATTGAGCTCTACCATGACTGGAGATAGAAAGGTTACAACCATCATAAGCAGCTGAGCAAGCATACTGGTCAACTGCTGATTCGGCGACCAGAAGCCTATGCATACGCCGAGCCCTACCACACTCGTCAGCGACAGCAGCATAACGACTGGCAAACCCCATGATAGATGAAGGTCTACGCCATAAACAAAATAACCAATGACACCCAGCAATACGAAGGATGGAATCGTGCTCATAAGCCCGCGCAGCAAATTAGCGGCTACGAAGTTTATTTTCCGAATTGGAAGCGATGCATAAAATGTAAAATGTCCCTGATGCTTTTGCATCGATATTTCTTGCCCCATACTGTTTAAGCCCATAATAATGACGCTAAATATCATATTGCCCGCAATGATTTGAACCATCATCTCCGGGGCTGGGTCAGCGATAAAGAAACGCATAAATAAAATCGTCGTGAGCGGAAACATCGTTGCCAGCAGCACAACGATTACCCAGCTGTCACGTATAAGCGCAAATTGAATGCGGAATAAAATTTCCAGCTCCGTCCATAATCGCTTCGGTCCAGATAGTTGTATGGACTGCATGTGCCGCAAGCCAAGTGGTGTTCCATTCATGATGCGGATACCTCCTTCATCGCCAAATCATCAATATGGAAATAAACATCCTCTAAGCTTGGAGGCACTACGGCATATTCCAAAATCGGCAGTTCTGTATGGTCGATAATATACTCTAGCACTCTGCCGGCAACATTCTTCTCAACTAGCAGCAGCAAACGATTCTCGCCGCTCTCCTGCACGATCCCGTAATGATAAAGGGCAGCAGCAGCTTCGGCACGACGCCCATTCTCTGTCGTAAGCTCAAACTTCAAGCGCTGATCAACCTTCTGCTTTAACGTTGCTACATGATCAATCGCCAGCAGCCTGCCATGATTGATAACAGCCGCTCTGTCTACAACCTGCTCAGCCTCCAGCACATTATGCGTGACCAAAATAATCGTCGCGCCTTCGCGATTGCGTTCTTGGATTAAATTCCAAACGAGCCGCCTTTTTTTCGGATCAAGCTCATTGGTAGGTTCATCAAAGATAAGCACAGGTGAACGGCCAATTAGCGCTGTACCAATACCGATCAATCGTTTCTGTCCCCCGGACAGCTGCTTCAGCAGCTTGTTTCTTACATCCGCCATATCAAATTGCTCTAATAATTCCTTCGCCTGCTTTTCTGCCTCTGATGCTGGCATCCCTCTTAGCCTGCCCGTAAAAGAAAGCGCTTCGTGCACTTTCAGCGCTGACAGCACATGCGGCTCCTGTGCGTAATAAGCCACCATGCCGGATACGTGACGCGTATTCTTCATCACATCCTCGCCGCAAAACAAAACCTGTCCTTTGGTAGGTTTCAATTGACCGACCATTTGTTTAATGAGCGTTGACTTGCCCGCCCCATTCGGGCCGAGCACGCCGAGTATCTCTCCTTCACGAATCGTAAGCGAGATATTATCATTGGCTGTGACCATCGTTTTGCCTTTCTTATATACCTGACTTACTCCCTTTAGCTCGTATACATACTCACCCAATCTCATTCACTCCCTTATGTATTACGGCAGCAGCTTGCGCCTTGTTTGCTCCCAGTAATAAGCGATTTTTTCTTTGTCGAGCTCATAATAGATGCGATTATCTACCCGAATCAGCTGAATGAGATTTAGATCAAACAACATATTCGTATGATAGCTTATAGCAGCAGGCGTTAAGCCCATTTCCTGAGCAAGCTCATTGCCATAGTAATTTTTATGGCGAAGCAGCTCAATCAATTCCAGCCTTCGCCTATCGGCAATAACCTTCAAGAAACGCTCAATCGTCTCTTGATCCTCGTTACGCCATGCAAAAGCGTCATTGTTGATTCCAATCACCACCAAATTGGAATGTCCTTCACGGTCATCACGATGAATGCCAACACGCACCTGCGAAAAATAACTAACATGTACGGCTGTCTCTTTATCGACCAGATCAACATCCATCTTCGTAATATCGCGGATCGCGCGCTCTGGCTGTTCATCAAATAAGGCACGATATTTCACAGCTCCAGCTTCGCCAAGCTCCTTCAAGCGATCTCGCATAGGCATATAGGCATAACGATGAAACTGCTCCATTATAAACAGAGTCCGCTGTTTGTATTCCGCAGAAAATCGAATATGTTCCAGCAGTGCCGCATGCTCCGCTTGATCAGGCAGCTCACATCCCGCAACGAGCTCGTAAAGCAGCTCCGCATCCTTCGAGATGGCTCCCCAGTCTCTCCCCTTCGTCCATTCCATGTTCTCGTCATTATATTTCGCAGCTGCCAGGTGGAAGACGAGCTCGCTTGCAGGCTTGTCACGGTAAAACGCCAGAAAATCTTCAGAACTATTCAGCTTGTCTCGTTCCTCTACAAACAGCATAACCATGACATAGTCAAGCCGCTCTTTAA from Paenibacillus sp. FSL K6-3182 carries:
- a CDS encoding aldo/keto reductase, which produces MKYRKLGKTGLEVSALSFGASSLGSVFRETDEAESIRTVQTAVDMGINLIDVSPYYGLTKAETVLGKAITEIARDRFILTTKAGRYGEDEFDFSEQRIIRSVDESLARLQTDYIDILFLHDIEFVPFEQVAEGAFLALDKLKQQGKIRYSGVSGLPLAVFEKSLAYTELDAVLSYCHYSLNDTSLLELLPLLEQKQVGLVSASPLSMGLLGNRAVASWHPAGEQIRALCAKAAEYCAAKGEDIAKLAVQFATANERIPTTLVSTANPANIRKNIEWTDEPINEQLLREVLAILEPIHNLSWKSGGEEYNTRIDI
- a CDS encoding ArsR family transcriptional regulator, with translation MEALIILDWKIAAKRLHFSYHEPIEFLVTMKFVAQFEHMKAFAREIHFTLDDEMIRMAETANASMSNYVKAEIAALFGDNMFKERLDYVMVMLFVEERDKLNSSEDFLAFYRDKPASELVFHLAAAKYNDENMEWTKGRDWGAISKDAELLYELVAGCELPDQAEHAALLEHIRFSAEYKQRTLFIMEQFHRYAYMPMRDRLKELGEAGAVKYRALFDEQPERAIRDITKMDVDLVDKETAVHVSYFSQVRVGIHRDDREGHSNLVVIGINNDAFAWRNEDQETIERFLKVIADRRRLELIELLRHKNYYGNELAQEMGLTPAAISYHTNMLFDLNLIQLIRVDNRIYYELDKEKIAYYWEQTRRKLLP
- a CDS encoding altronate dehydratase family protein — translated: MNSWIRLHEDDHVVIALQPFAKGDKLTLESGLVLELQDEVPKGHKVLTRAVRKGEHVLKFGYSIGVAKEDIEPGSWIHTHNMGTGLKGFLDYSYEQTTSPAEVKAVSRDADRTFQGFIRENGDVGIRNEIWIINTVGCINKTCEIVARKAHALYEGRVDGVYHFAHPFGCSQLGDDLVHTQKLLASLVNHPNAAGVLVIGLGCENNQIDEFKRAIGEHSAERVKFLKSQEAEDEIEDALGLVEELVSYTERFKREPVSVSKLKLGLKCGGSDGLSGITANPLVGAVSDRLIEAGGTAILTEVPEMFGAETILMSRAANEQVFHKIVHLINDFKQYFIKHDQEIYENPSPGNKAGGISTLEEKSLGCTQKGGHAIVRDVVPYGERITSSGLNLLEAPGNDLVSVTALSAGGAHIVLFTTGRGTPFGGPVPTVKIATNSELAARKKNWIDFNAGELLESKSMETLTDELWEQLISLASGELQTHNERNGFKEIAIFKDGVIL
- a CDS encoding GNAT family N-acetyltransferase, with protein sequence MIRPYKLEDVDYIINSHYNLYNKEFHYDLSFRAFIADRVHGFIERSDPNENIWILESEGKQSGSISIHKVNEETAQLGLFLIEPDVRGAGYGQQLVQTAIDFCKRLAFKTIILWTNSELVTARRIYAKNGFVLKESHTEMLSNKQLIEEKWALSIHTGE
- a CDS encoding AraC family transcriptional regulator, whose amino-acid sequence is MNPYRKRFDAHTPFPFECVYRDTKSAQNELPDHIHDWYELVYIYSGKGTFFIDQTFYDAVPGDIFLIPGNTIHRSFPDSNDPKTSTALFFNASLVHSPPLGDPFSYLRCFEQAKRHKAYKLSKASAEEKQQIVDLIDRIHLEEMDKLPGNRLAILLHLQQILLFLGRILAPSEEGQTVSSSAPSWMTAVLTYIDEHPSSPLGLSQLAKRASVTPAHFSRVFKKLTSMNVTEYVTTKRIIRAKELLMESDANIAEIAEQCGFESLPHFHRMFKKLTGMTPSHYKRNE
- a CDS encoding tagaturonate reductase, which encodes MNTLNEQQLNEEQTQQYRAMKQAKITVLQIGEGNFLRGFFDWMIQACKNQGLYEGSIAVTQPRPGGKPKIDALAEQDGLYTLVVRGLENGASVERTEIVSVFSKVFDPYSNWDEYLVLAESPDLQVVVSNTTEAGLVYRPEELIEGQPIQSFPGKLTQLLYRRFNYFKGDPKRGLVCLPCELLERNGDELRSCILRYSDDWGYSEEFKHWVTQHNRFLNSLVDRIVTGYPDAAQAEAWFGEWGYSDSMLSTAEPYHLWAIETGPELDELLPLRKAGLNVHYVEDLKPFQLRKVRILNGAHTLMTPLGLLRDMEQVREAMEDTVLGPLVRATVETEIIPSLAISEEELHAYAQDVYERFLNPFIRHRLADIAMNSLSKFKVRLLPSLLHYAEDGNMLPTGLIQGFAGLLRYYKVMPGETGYEGKTLSGLSYVVRDDASLLAIIASIWAEAKEQKWPLEQTVSRLLHLENVWGCDLAALWPELAAAVSTSIEEMERVANE
- a CDS encoding ABC transporter ATP-binding protein, whose translation is MGEYVYELKGVSQVYKKGKTMVTANDNISLTIREGEILGVLGPNGAGKSTLIKQMVGQLKPTKGQVLFCGEDVMKNTRHVSGMVAYYAQEPHVLSALKVHEALSFTGRLRGMPASEAEKQAKELLEQFDMADVRNKLLKQLSGGQKRLIGIGTALIGRSPVLIFDEPTNELDPKKRRLVWNLIQERNREGATIILVTHNVLEAEQVVDRAAVINHGRLLAIDHVATLKQKVDQRLKFELTTENGRRAEAAAALYHYGIVQESGENRLLLLVEKNVAGRVLEYIIDHTELPILEYAVVPPSLEDVYFHIDDLAMKEVSAS
- a CDS encoding ABC transporter permease — protein: MNGTPLGLRHMQSIQLSGPKRLWTELEILFRIQFALIRDSWVIVVLLATMFPLTTILFMRFFIADPAPEMMVQIIAGNMIFSVIIMGLNSMGQEISMQKHQGHFTFYASLPIRKINFVAANLLRGLMSTIPSFVLLGVIGYFVYGVDLHLSWGLPVVMLLSLTSVVGLGVCIGFWSPNQQLTSMLAQLLMMVVTFLSPVMVELNQLPKALQVVSYIFPTTYAADAMRVVLLHGWTQGVMLDCLMMLLYTAMTMVIVNRLVSWRV
- a CDS encoding amidohydrolase family protein, which translates into the protein MRIDSHQHYWKIERGDYGWITPDIPVLYRDFLPQHLEPHLNKHKLDGTIVVQAAATLAETDYLLTLSESSDTILGVVAWLDLADPDYRNHYERFAQHPKCVGFRVMIQEMPDANAILAPSYLEAFTYFADKGIPIDLLVVSHQLTPLVELLDKVPGLHAVIDHIAKPRIKAGELEPWKSQISQMAAHPNLFCKLSGMVTEADHDNWQPADFLPYIEHTLEAFGYKRVMFGSDWPVSLLAASYDEVVSVLEQALPQTWTELERERLFGRNAKEFYRI